In Ciconia boyciana chromosome 3, ASM3463844v1, whole genome shotgun sequence, a genomic segment contains:
- the FILIP1 gene encoding filamin-A-interacting protein 1 isoform X3: MLVDERQMHIEQLGQQSQKIQDLNQKLKEEEEKLKIISAKAKEDGQKLMKLEAELEHKTSSFSQEHEEMTAKLANQESHNRHLRLKLVGLTRRIEELEETNKNLQKAEEELQELRDKIAKGECGNSSLMAEVENLRKRVLEMEGKDEEITKTESQCKELKNKLQEEEHHSKELKLEVEKLQKRMSELEKLEEAFSKSKSECTQLYLNLEKEKNLTKDLINELEMVKTRVKDLEASESKLEKAEISLKDDLTKLKSFTVMLVDERKNMMEKIKQEEKKVEGLNKNFKVEQGKVMDVTEKLIEESKKFLKLKSEMEEKVSSLTKERDELIGKLRSEEEKSSELSCRVDLLKKRIDGMEEVEREITRGRTRKGPEHGCHEDNKIKELTVEIERLKKRLKQLEVVEGDLMKTEDEYDQLEQKFRTEQDKANFLSQQLEEMKLQIAKTKAIEKGEAVSQEAELRHRFRLEEAKSRDLKAEVQALKEKIHELMNKEDQLSQLQVDYSVLQQRFMEEENKNKSMGQEVLNLTRELELSKRYSRALRPSINGRRMVDVPVTSTGVQTDAVSSEAAEEETPAVFIRKSFQEENHIMSNLRQVGLKKPMERSSVLERYPPAANELAMRKSWIPWMRKRETGAQATPDKGARTHGNPAHPGEVVLSPKQGQPLHIRVTPDHENSTATLEITSPTSEEFFSSTTVIPTLGNQKPRITIIPSPNVMPQKGKGSESPMGPDRSMSPVTITTFSREKSPEGGRAPFTDRPASPIQIMTVSTSAAPAEISVSPQTQDMTMGRAVFKVTPEKQTVPTPIRKYNANANIITTEDNKIHIHLGSQFKRSPSAAPDGASPVITVRPVNIAAEKEVVTGTVLRSPRNNLSSRPAASKVTSTITITPVTTSSTRGTQSVTGQDGSSPRPTPTRIPVSKGMKAGKPVVAAPGAGNVTKFEPRAETQSMKIELKKSSASSSASLGGGQG; the protein is encoded by the coding sequence ATGCTGGTGGATGAAAGACAAATGCATATTGAACAACTTGGTCAACAAAGCCAGAAAATACAGGACTTAAACCAAAAActaaaggaggaagaagaaaagcttaaaattattagtgcaaaagcaaaagaagatggACAAAAACTAATGAAGTTAGAGGCAGAACTTGAACACAAAACATCATCATTTTCTCAAGAACATGAGGAGATGACTGCTAAACTGGCTAATCAAGAGTCACATAATAGACACCTAAGGCTTAAGCTAGTGGGGTTGACTCGCAGAATAGAGGAGCTAGAAGAAACTaacaaaaatcttcagaaagcTGAGGAGGAACTTCAAGAACTAAGAGATAAAATAGCAAAAGGGGAATGTGGGAACTCTAGCTTAATGGCAGAAGTGGAAAACCTCCGCAAGCGTGTGCTTGAAATGGAGGGGAAAGATGAAGAGATCACAAAAACCGAATCCCAGTGtaaagagctgaaaaataaactgcaagaGGAGGAGCACCATAGCAAAGAGTTGAAACTTGAAGtggaaaaattgcagaaaagaaTGTCAGAACTAGAGAAGCTGGAAGAGGCTTTCAGTAAAAGTAAGTCTGAATGCACCCAGCTATACTTAaacttggagaaagaaaagaatttgacTAAGGATTTGATAAATGAGTTGGAAATGGTGAAGACTCGAGTGAAAGACCTTGAAGCATCAGAAAGCAAGTtggaaaaggctgaaataaGCTTAAAAGATGACCTTACAAAGCTGAAGTCATTTACTGTAATGTTGGTTGATGAACGAAaaaatatgatggaaaaaataaaacaggaggaaaaaaaggttgagGGTCTAAACAAGAATTTTAAAGTTGAACAAGGGAAAGTTATGGATGTAACAGAGAAACTGATAGAAGAAAGTAAGAaatttttgaaactgaaatctgaaatggaggaaaaagtgTCTAGTTTGACAAAGGAAAGGGATGAGTTAATTGGCAAACTGagaagtgaagaagaaaaatcctctGAACTAAGCTGTAGAGTTGACCtgttaaagaaaagaattgATGGTATGGAGGAAGtagaaagagaaattacaaGAGGTCGAACCAGGAAAGGACCAGAGCATGGTTGTCATGAGGACAACAAGATTAAAGAACTTACCGTTGAaattgaaagactgaaaaaacgTCTCAAACAATTGGAAGTGGTTGAAGGAGATTTGATGAAGACAGAAGATGAATATGATCAGCTAGAGCAGAAATTTAGGACTGAGCAGGATAAAGCTAACTTTCTTTCTCAACAGCTGGAGGAGATGAAACTCCAGATtgccaaaaccaaagcaatagAAAAAGGTGAAGCAGTGAGTcaggaggcagagctgaggCACAGGTTTCGTCTGGAAGAGGCCAAAAGCAGAgatctgaaagcagaagttcaagctcttaaggaaaaaatccatGAGCTGATGAACAAAGAAGATCAGCTTTCTCAGCTCCAAGTCGATTATTCGGTTCTGCAGCAAAGGTttatggaagaagaaaataaaaacaagagcaTGGGGCAGGAAGTTCTGAACCTAACAAGAGAGCTGGAGCTTTCTAAGCGTTACAGCCGTGCTCTGAGGCCCAGCATCAATGGACGAAGAATGGTTGATGTTCCTGTGACGTCCACTGGTGTGCAAACAGATGCTGTAAGCagtgaagcagcagaagaagAAACTCCAGCAGTGTTTATAAGGAAATCCTTCCAGGAGGAGAATCACATCATGAGCAATCTGCGACAGGTAGGTCTGAAAAAACCCATGGAGCGTTCTTCAGTGCTCGAGAGATATCCTCCAGCAGCAAATGAACTTGCAATGAGGAAATCTTGGATACCATGGATGAGAAAGAGGGAAACTGGGGCTCAGGCAACTCCTGATAAAGGAGCCCGAACCCATGGTAATCCAGCGCATCCCGGGGAGGTTGTCCTTTCACCAAAGCAGGGGCAACCTCTTCATATTCGGGTGACACCAGACCACGAGAACAGCACAGCTACTTTGGAGATAACCAGTCCAACCtcagaggaatttttttcaagtacCACTGTCATTCCTACTTTGGGAAATCAGAAGCCACGGATAACAATCATTCCCTCTCCAAATGTTATgccacaaaaaggaaaaggcagtgaaagTCCCATGGGCCCAGATCGTTCTATGTCTCCAGTCACTATAACAACATTCTCCAGGGAAAAGTCcccagagggagggagagcaccCTTCACTGACAGACCTGCATCGCCAATTCAGATTATGACAGTATCAACATCCGCAGCACCGGCAGAAATCTCTGTCTCTCCGCAAACACAAGATATGACCATGGGAAGGGCTGTCTTCAAAGTAACACCGGAAAAACAAACCGTCCCAACTCCAATCCGCAAGTACAATGCCAATGCCAACATTATTACGACAGAAGACAACAAAATCCACATCCACTTAGGTTCCCAGTTTAAACGCTCTCCCAGTGCTGCACCTGATGGTGCGAGTCCTGTGATAACAGTCAGACCGGTGAACatagcagcagagaaagaagttgTGACCGGTACCGTCCTTCGATCGCCCCGGAACAACCTGTCCTCGCGACCTGCAGCAAGCAAGGTGACAAGTACTATCACTATAACGCCTGTTACAACGTCTTCCACCCGAGGAACACAATCAGTG